The following are from one region of the Microbacterium paraoxydans genome:
- the nrdE gene encoding class 1b ribonucleoside-diphosphate reductase subunit alpha — protein sequence MTETVAFKVNPAYEGLDYHALNAMLNLYDANGKIQFDADKRAAREYFLQHVNQNTVFFHSLKERLDYLVEKEYYEGAVIEKYSFDFVQKLNDLAYSKKFRFETFLGAFKYYTSYTLKTFDGKRYLERFEDRVVMTALALADGDEKLAVNLVEEIISGRFQPATPTFLNAGKAQRGELVSCFLLRIEDNMESIARGINSALQLSKRGGGVALLLSNIRESGAPIKQIENQSSGIIPVMKLLEDSFSYANQLGARQGAGAVYLNAHHPDIMRFLDTKRENADEKIRIKTLSLGVVVPDITFELAKNDEDMYLFSPYDVEKVYGVPFGDISVTEKYREMVDDPRIKKTKINAREFFQTVAEIQFESGYPYVMFEDTVNKANPIKGRINMSNLCSEILQVNTPTTYNDDLSYKEIGKDISCNLGSMNIALSMDADDLGQTVETAIRALTAVSDQSHIGSVRSIEDGNDRSHAIGLGQMNLHGYLAREHVFYGSEEGVDFTNIYFYTVLFHALRASNQLAIERGTTFDGFADSTYASGEFFDKYIDRAWVPETEKVKELFAGKHIPTQEDWVQLKASIQEHGIYNQNLQAVPPTGSISYINNSTSSIHPIASKIEIRKEGKLGRVYYPAAFMTNDNLEYYQDAYEIGYEKVIDTYAAATQHVDQGLSLTLFFKDTATTRDINKAQIYAWRKGIKTIYYIRLRQLALEGTDMTECVSCML from the coding sequence GTGACCGAGACAGTGGCATTCAAGGTGAACCCCGCGTACGAGGGCCTGGACTACCACGCGCTCAACGCGATGCTGAACCTGTACGACGCGAACGGGAAGATCCAGTTCGACGCCGACAAGCGCGCCGCGCGGGAGTACTTCCTGCAGCACGTGAACCAGAACACCGTGTTCTTCCACTCGCTCAAGGAGCGCCTGGACTACCTCGTGGAGAAGGAGTACTACGAGGGCGCCGTCATCGAGAAGTACTCGTTCGACTTCGTGCAGAAGCTCAACGACCTCGCCTACTCGAAGAAGTTCCGCTTCGAGACGTTCCTCGGCGCGTTCAAGTACTACACGAGCTACACGCTGAAGACGTTCGACGGCAAGCGCTACCTCGAGCGCTTCGAGGACCGCGTCGTGATGACCGCGCTCGCCCTCGCGGACGGCGACGAGAAGCTCGCCGTGAACCTCGTCGAGGAGATCATCTCCGGTCGCTTCCAGCCGGCCACCCCGACCTTCCTCAACGCGGGCAAGGCCCAGCGCGGCGAGCTCGTCAGCTGCTTCCTGCTGCGCATCGAGGACAACATGGAGTCGATCGCCCGCGGCATCAACTCCGCGCTGCAGCTCTCCAAGCGCGGCGGCGGCGTGGCCCTGCTGCTGTCGAACATCCGCGAGTCGGGTGCCCCGATCAAGCAGATCGAGAACCAGTCCTCGGGCATCATCCCGGTCATGAAGCTCCTCGAAGACAGCTTCAGCTACGCCAACCAGCTCGGCGCGCGTCAGGGCGCGGGTGCGGTGTACCTCAACGCCCACCACCCCGACATCATGCGCTTCCTCGACACCAAGCGCGAGAACGCCGACGAGAAGATCCGCATCAAGACGCTGTCGCTCGGTGTCGTGGTGCCGGACATCACGTTCGAGCTCGCCAAGAACGACGAGGACATGTACCTGTTCTCGCCGTACGACGTGGAGAAGGTCTACGGCGTCCCGTTCGGCGACATCTCGGTCACCGAGAAGTACCGCGAGATGGTCGACGACCCGCGCATCAAGAAGACCAAGATCAACGCGCGCGAGTTCTTCCAGACCGTCGCCGAGATCCAGTTCGAGTCCGGCTACCCGTACGTCATGTTCGAGGACACGGTCAACAAGGCCAACCCCATCAAGGGGCGCATCAACATGTCCAACCTCTGCAGCGAGATCCTGCAGGTGAACACCCCGACCACCTACAACGACGACCTGTCGTACAAGGAGATCGGCAAGGACATCTCCTGCAACCTCGGCTCGATGAACATCGCGCTGTCGATGGACGCCGACGACCTCGGCCAGACGGTCGAGACCGCGATCCGCGCGCTCACCGCGGTCAGCGACCAGAGCCACATCGGCTCGGTCCGCTCGATCGAGGACGGCAACGACCGGTCGCACGCGATCGGCCTCGGCCAGATGAACCTGCACGGCTACCTCGCCCGCGAGCACGTGTTCTACGGCTCGGAGGAGGGCGTCGACTTCACGAACATCTACTTCTACACCGTGCTGTTCCACGCGCTGCGCGCTTCGAACCAGCTCGCGATCGAGCGCGGCACGACGTTCGACGGGTTCGCCGACTCCACCTACGCGTCCGGCGAGTTCTTCGACAAGTACATCGACCGCGCCTGGGTCCCGGAGACCGAGAAGGTCAAGGAGCTCTTCGCGGGCAAGCACATCCCGACGCAGGAGGACTGGGTCCAGCTCAAGGCGTCGATCCAGGAGCACGGCATCTACAACCAGAACCTGCAGGCCGTGCCGCCGACCGGCTCGATCTCCTACATCAACAACTCGACCTCCTCGATCCACCCGATCGCCTCGAAGATCGAGATCCGCAAGGAAGGCAAGCTCGGTCGCGTCTACTACCCGGCGGCGTTCATGACGAACGACAACCTGGAGTACTACCAGGACGCGTACGAGATCGGCTACGAGAAGGTCATCGACACGTACGCCGCGGCCACGCAGCACGTCGACCAGGGTCTGTCGCTGACGCTGTTCTTCAAGGACACCGCCACCACGCGTGACATCAACAAGGCCCAGATCTACGCATGGCGCAAGGGCATCAAGACGATCTACTACATCCGTCTGCGTCAGCTGGCGCTCGAGGGCACCGACATGACCGAGTGCGTCTCGTGCATGCTCTGA
- the nrdI gene encoding class Ib ribonucleoside-diphosphate reductase assembly flavoprotein NrdI produces the protein MSAVATAAPLLVYFSSVSGNTARFIEKLGLPARRIPLHRNEEDLVVDEPFVLVTPTYGGGAGRGVEKGAVPKQVIRFLNDERNRRHIRGVISAGNTNFGDAFCLAGDIISRKCHVPHLYRLEIFGTQDDVDRVSDGLERRWNLQ, from the coding sequence ATGAGCGCCGTCGCGACCGCAGCGCCGCTCCTGGTCTACTTCTCGAGCGTGTCGGGTAACACCGCGCGCTTCATCGAGAAGCTCGGGCTTCCCGCCCGACGCATCCCCCTCCACCGGAACGAAGAGGACCTCGTCGTCGACGAGCCCTTCGTGCTGGTCACCCCCACCTATGGCGGGGGTGCCGGGCGCGGGGTCGAGAAGGGGGCCGTGCCCAAGCAGGTGATCCGGTTCCTCAACGACGAGCGCAACCGGCGTCATATCCGCGGGGTCATCTCCGCGGGCAACACAAACTTCGGCGACGCGTTCTGCCTCGCCGGCGACATCATCAGCCGCAAGTGTCACGTGCCTCACTTGTATCGGCTCGAGATCTTCGGCACACAGGACGACGTGGATCGCGTGAGCGACGGATTGGAACGACGGTGGAATCTTCAGTGA